Proteins encoded within one genomic window of Couchioplanes caeruleus:
- a CDS encoding protein kinase domain-containing protein: protein MRRQETAAGTGLDIGVPGCRDAAEIGRGGFGVVYRVRQPAFSRTVAVKVLAADGLDADARRRFEREVQAMGRLSGHPHIVTVHQAGFTAAGNPYLLMAYEEGGSLAGRGPAPWPEAVAGGIAIAGALESAHRAGVLHRDVKPENILISRYGDPKLADFGLARPVRRTAPPPSTVTATVLHAAPEVLRGHPSTVASDVYSLASTLFWWLRGDTAFGAAPREPVGDLVARVVATPVPDLRPHGVPDAVCAVLERAMAKDPAARPASAARFAEELQEAQRATGHAVTPLLAGDEEGDGSGTASGGLVSAPVGAPRAGGMSATVVTGSARRAVPARAAGAAFVAAVTLVLAGGSGVVRNPAVAAPTVVDFGGQEISGSAAELPVAVRNDGGRPVLVRPMALDGPDFRIVADGCAAQPIVPGAGCEVRIAFAPTGTGPRRGTLRLPGRTVAVTGSGLLSYAADDDPPPGPCYADAYQVGQSAYGYVGGQKAISVKQYWSPGCRRVMAYAWVWKQYRDNAGPRGTWSVRLGIAGRGDGERASGQPLELWTDPVAATTGCTRATATMTGTGLAEPLAVTTAAHCP, encoded by the coding sequence GTGCGCCGCCAGGAAACCGCTGCCGGGACCGGCCTGGACATCGGCGTACCCGGATGCCGCGACGCCGCCGAGATCGGCCGCGGCGGATTCGGCGTCGTCTACCGGGTCCGGCAGCCGGCCTTCTCGCGGACGGTCGCCGTCAAGGTGCTCGCCGCCGACGGCCTCGACGCCGACGCCCGCCGCCGCTTCGAGCGCGAGGTGCAGGCGATGGGGCGGCTCTCCGGCCACCCGCACATCGTCACCGTGCACCAGGCCGGGTTCACCGCCGCCGGCAACCCGTACCTTCTCATGGCCTATGAGGAGGGCGGTTCGCTCGCGGGCCGGGGGCCGGCACCCTGGCCGGAGGCCGTGGCGGGCGGCATCGCGATCGCGGGTGCCCTGGAGAGCGCCCACCGCGCCGGCGTTCTGCACCGTGACGTCAAACCCGAGAACATCCTGATCTCCCGGTACGGCGACCCGAAGCTGGCCGACTTCGGCCTGGCCCGCCCGGTGCGCCGGACCGCCCCGCCGCCGAGCACGGTCACCGCGACCGTGCTGCACGCCGCCCCGGAGGTGCTGCGGGGCCATCCGTCCACGGTGGCCTCCGACGTCTACTCGCTGGCCTCGACGCTCTTCTGGTGGCTGCGCGGCGACACCGCCTTCGGCGCGGCGCCGCGGGAGCCCGTCGGCGATCTCGTCGCGCGCGTCGTCGCCACCCCCGTGCCCGACCTGCGGCCGCACGGCGTGCCCGACGCCGTCTGCGCGGTGCTGGAACGGGCGATGGCCAAGGATCCCGCCGCCCGGCCCGCCTCGGCCGCCCGTTTCGCCGAGGAGCTGCAGGAGGCGCAGCGGGCGACCGGCCACGCCGTCACGCCGCTGCTCGCCGGTGACGAGGAGGGTGACGGCTCCGGCACGGCGTCCGGCGGGCTGGTCTCCGCACCCGTCGGGGCGCCGCGGGCGGGCGGCATGTCGGCGACCGTCGTGACCGGATCCGCCCGGCGGGCGGTCCCGGCCCGGGCCGCCGGGGCGGCGTTCGTGGCGGCGGTGACGCTCGTGCTCGCCGGCGGCTCGGGCGTCGTGCGTAACCCGGCGGTCGCCGCGCCCACCGTCGTCGACTTCGGCGGTCAGGAGATCAGCGGGTCCGCCGCCGAGCTCCCGGTGGCGGTGCGCAACGACGGCGGCCGGCCGGTGCTGGTCCGCCCGATGGCGCTCGACGGCCCCGACTTCCGGATCGTCGCCGACGGGTGTGCCGCTCAGCCGATCGTGCCCGGCGCCGGCTGCGAGGTTCGGATCGCGTTCGCGCCCACGGGCACCGGGCCGCGGCGGGGCACGCTGCGACTGCCCGGGCGTACGGTCGCCGTCACCGGCTCGGGCCTGCTCTCGTACGCGGCCGACGACGATCCGCCCCCGGGGCCCTGTTACGCCGACGCTTACCAGGTCGGGCAGTCGGCGTACGGCTACGTCGGCGGCCAGAAGGCGATCTCGGTGAAGCAATATTGGTCGCCCGGCTGCCGCAGGGTGATGGCGTACGCGTGGGTCTGGAAGCAGTACCGCGACAACGCCGGGCCGCGCGGCACCTGGTCGGTCCGGCTCGGCATCGCGGGGCGCGGCGACGGGGAGCGGGCGTCCGGCCAGCCGCTGGAGCTGTGGACGGACCCGGTCGCGGCCACCACCGGATGCACCCGCGCCACCGCCACCATGACCGGCACGGGCCTGGCGGAACCGCTGGCCGTCACGACCGCCGCGCACTGCCCGTGA
- a CDS encoding FHA domain-containing protein, whose amino-acid sequence MSYLEMHQDGAVRLVPLTTGPLAIGRAPANELTIDSRSVSRLHAVVERFPSGWSIRDLGSTNGTVVNGARLRQARQLRDGDRIEIGPARLLFRAPADHPATETVSTDPPPAPPALTRRERDVLAELCAPYTAGGSAFPEPPSVRALASALGLSESAVKKHLTHLFDKFALLSNADRRRSRLAAEAVRRGVCAPGPDG is encoded by the coding sequence GTGAGCTATCTCGAGATGCACCAGGACGGGGCCGTGCGGCTGGTCCCGCTGACCACCGGCCCGCTGGCGATCGGCCGGGCGCCGGCCAACGAGCTGACCATCGACAGCCGCAGCGTCTCGCGGCTGCACGCGGTGGTGGAGCGCTTCCCGTCCGGCTGGTCGATCCGCGACCTGGGCAGCACCAACGGCACCGTGGTCAACGGCGCGCGGCTGCGCCAGGCCCGGCAGTTGCGCGACGGCGACCGCATCGAGATCGGCCCGGCCCGGCTGCTGTTCCGGGCGCCGGCGGATCACCCGGCCACGGAGACGGTGAGCACCGACCCGCCGCCGGCCCCACCGGCGCTGACCCGCCGGGAACGCGACGTGCTGGCGGAGCTGTGCGCGCCGTACACGGCGGGCGGCTCGGCGTTTCCGGAGCCGCCGTCGGTGCGCGCGCTGGCGTCCGCGCTGGGGCTGTCGGAGAGCGCGGTGAAGAAGCACCTGACGCATCTGTTCGACAAGTTTGCCCTGCTGAGCAACGCCGATCGGCGGCGTTCCCGGCTGGCCGCGGAGGCCGTCCGGCGTGGTGTCTGCGCCCCGGGGCCGGACGGCTGA